The Lysobacter gummosus genome includes a region encoding these proteins:
- a CDS encoding isocitrate lyase/PEP mutase family protein, whose translation MNHQTDLATRFHALHHDGLLLLANASDAGSARLIESLGASAIATTSAGVAWSHGYPDGDVLPVRRLVATVADIARAIRVPLTVDAEGGYSDDPVAVAETVAGLIDVGAVGINLEDGGADPELLCAKIEHIKRASARLGVALYLNARTDVYLRGLAPPERRVEETLARAARYRAAGADGLFVPGLTDEASVRTIAAEAGMPLNLLARSALPGADELQRWGVRRLSAGSDIAQSMYARMAALAAGFLRDGDCKPLSAEAMAYSQVNALFQDR comes from the coding sequence ATGAACCATCAAACCGACCTCGCCACCCGTTTCCACGCCCTCCACCATGACGGCCTGCTGCTGCTCGCCAACGCCTCCGACGCCGGCAGCGCGCGCCTGATCGAAAGCCTGGGCGCATCCGCCATCGCCACCACCAGCGCCGGAGTCGCCTGGTCGCACGGCTATCCCGACGGCGACGTGCTGCCGGTGCGGCGCCTGGTCGCGACCGTGGCCGACATCGCGCGCGCGATCCGGGTGCCGCTCACCGTCGATGCCGAAGGCGGCTATTCCGACGATCCGGTCGCGGTCGCCGAGACCGTGGCCGGGCTGATCGATGTCGGCGCGGTCGGCATCAACCTGGAAGACGGCGGCGCCGATCCGGAGCTGCTGTGCGCGAAGATCGAACACATCAAGCGCGCCAGCGCGCGCCTGGGCGTGGCGCTTTACCTCAACGCGCGCACCGACGTGTACCTGCGCGGCCTGGCGCCGCCGGAACGGCGCGTGGAGGAAACCCTGGCCCGCGCCGCGCGCTATCGCGCCGCCGGCGCCGACGGCCTGTTCGTGCCCGGGCTGACCGATGAAGCCTCGGTGCGCACGATCGCCGCCGAGGCCGGCATGCCCTTGAACCTGCTCGCGCGCAGCGCGCTGCCGGGCGCCGACGAACTGCAGCGCTGGGGCGTGCGTCGCCTGAGCGCCGGCTCGGACATCGCCCAGTCGATGTATGCGCGCATGGCCGCCTTGGCCGCCGGTTTTCTGCGCGACGGCGACTGCAAGCCGCTCTCGGCCGAGGCGATGGCGTATTCGCAGGTCAATGCGTTGTTTCAGGATCGCTGA